CGATACCTGACAGCGGAAGACTCCAGTAAGCCGTTGAGCGACCAGAAGATTGTAGAGATGCTGGCGAAGGTTCACGGGGTCGAGATCGCCCGTCGAACCGTCGCCAAATATCGTGGTCAGCTCAAGATTCCCTCGTCCAATCAACGTCGTTATGTGTAATACGGAACATTGGCATTCCATTCTCTGACGAGGAGTCAACTGATGCAGATTACCATTACCGCTCGCAATCTCGAAATCACCGAACCCCTCAAGCGTTACGCGGAGGAAAAGATCGCCCGCCTGCAAAAGTTCGTCAACCAGATTACCTCGGTTCATATCATTCTGTCGGTCGAGAAACATCGGCAGATCGCCGAGGTCACGCTCCATGTGCGAGAGCATACCATCCGTGGAGAAGAATCGAGCGCCGATCTGTACTCGGCGATTGATCTTGTGGCCGACAAGATCGAACGCCAGATTCTTCGCTACAAAGAAAAGATCGTAGATCACTCCGGGCGAGGTTTAGGGCGGTCGGCCGAGTTGGCCGAGTCGGAAGAGCCTACACCGGCTGAGAGCGAATCGTTCCCAGAAGACGGCCCCCGCATCGTCAGGACCAAGCGTTTTGCCATGAAGCCGCTCTCGCCTGACGAAGCCGCCGTCCATATGGGCCTCTTGGGCCACACGTTTTTTGTGTTCCGAAACGCCCAGACTCAGGAGGTGAATGTCCTGTATCGAAGACGCGATGGAGATTACGGTTTGATCGAGCCCGCAGGTTAAGCTCCTTTATAGCTGCAATCGCAAGACGGCAGGCGTGAGGCGTAAAAGGAAGGTCTTTTTACCTCCTGACGTTTCACGCCTCACGAATCCTCAGACGTCAGGAGTCGAGGCGAACCAAAGTCGTTTCACAGTGAGTGCGAAGGACGCGATGCGGTGAAGGCGGCTGAGGTTGTGATTATCACCGGGATGTCCGGGGCCGGCAAGAGCCAGGCGATCAAGTGCTTGGAAGATATCGGTTTTTTCTGTATCGATAACCTGCCCACCACCCTTCTCCCCACCTTCGTGCGGCTCTGCATACAATCAGAACCTACAAGAGAGCGGGTTGCGTTGGTCATCGATGTACGTGGGGGCGAGTTTCTGGCCCCGCTCTTCGACATCCTGAAGATGCTTCGGGCTGAAGGGCACACTGTCAAGATCGTGTTTCTGGACGCCAGCAATGAGGCCCTTGTGCGGCGATTCAGCGAGAGCCGACGCCCGCATCCCCTCGCAGCCGGACAGTCGGCCCTGACAGGAATTGCGGCAGAACGACAGACGTTGACTCGTCTTCGGGATGGGGCCGATCTGATTGTTGATACGAGCCTGCTGACGATTCATGACCTGAAGCGGTTTCTTTCGCAGGCATTTGAGGTCGAGCGGCCGATGGCCCGGATCGGTCTCTCGCTGGCCTCGTTCGGCTATAAGCATGGACTGCCGTTCGATGCCGATCTGGTGTTTGATACCCGATTCCTGCCCAGCCCGCACTTTATTGATGACCTGCGGCCGCTGACCGGACTTGATCCCCGAATAGGCGAGTTCCTCGTGCGCGCCTCCGTGACCAAGCCGTACCTTGCGCGGCTGATGGACCTGCTCGATTTCATCATCCCTCTCTGCGAGGACGAGGGTCGCGCCTATCTGACGATTGCGCTCGGTTGCACGGGCGGACATCACCGTTCCGTGTTCCTGGTGGAACAGCTCGCCGGTCATTTTCGAGAGTGTGGCTATCAGGTCAACGTTCGCCACCGTGACATTGAAAGATCCTGACTACGCGCGCCCATCTCGTACGGGGATCGGAATGAGTGTGCGGGCGACCCAGGATCTCTCGACCGGGATAAGAAAACAGGATGGGTGCGATGAGCGGGGGGAGATGTCTTCCAAGGGCCGTCTCCTGAGGATGGGTGCGGCGAACGGTTCCACAAATATGGGAATCGATGAGGCGCTTGCGACGCGGCGTCCGGAGGGCGCGATCCTGCGGTTTTACGCGTGGGAGGCGCCGACGCTCTCTATTGGCTACGCTCAGCGCAGTCGCGACATCAATCTTGCGGCCTGTCGTACATCGATGGTGCGTGTGGTGCGCCGTCCTACGGGCGGTCGAGCCGTATTGCATCGGCAGGACCTGACGTACAGCCTCATTCTGCCGCTACGTCCGCCCTGGACGACGATCTCGATTACGGAGAGTTACCGTCTGATCAACCGGTGTCTGCGACGAGGTCTGGAAATGTTGGGCCTGGAGGTTCATCTTGCGCGCCGCCTCAGACAGGCTGAGCGGCCGCTGTCCCTGTTCTGTTTTCCGGCCATTTCTGCGCATGACCTGTTGATCGGCGGGAAAAAGGTCATTGGTTCGGCGCAGCGACGATTTCCCGCGTCGCTCCTCCAGCAGGGGAGCATTGTATTGGAATTCGATCCGACCGGTATTCTTGATCTTCTCTGTTCCGGCGAACGGGCGATGGCGGTAGACGCGCTCAAGACGGTCGGTTCACTGCGAGACGCGCTGGGACGGTTGCCCGGTCGTCAGGACGTGGAGACGGTGATTCGGGAAGGGTTTGCGGCCGAGATGGGGATCGAATTCATAGAGGATGCGCTTAAGCCGGAGGAGCTCGCGCTGTCCATGGAGTTAGCCGCCACCCGTTATAGCTCGGAGGACTGGACGTTCCGGCGCTGATCGCTGCGGGATCGACCTTGACAGCGTCCTTCAGCGTTTGCTACGGTACGGTTGTCATAGTGTGGTGTCACGAACGGGGAATCTGACCTACGGGGGAGCGGCTCGTGAGCCTTGAAAAGTGGGGTCCTTAAGCAGGTGAAGGTGATGGCGCCGGTTCAGTCGCCTTCATAGGAAGCGCATTGCGGTGAAGCAGGGCAGAGCCGATCAAGAAGAGTCGATGCAAGTCGTCCCGGATCTCAAACGATCGAGAATCTATATGAATCTGCCCAATAAGCTCACGATCGGTAGAATCTTTCTGGTCCCCTTCATCATCGTGTTCCTGGTTGTGGGAGAGAAGGTACCGAATTACACTGCGGGGGTCATTTTTCTGGCCGCGGTGCTGACCGACTGGCTGGATGGTCGGATCGCCAGAACCACCAGTCAGGTGACCGCACTGGGGAAGTTGCTCGACCCTATTGCCGATAAGCTACTTATCTCAACCGCTTTGATTGCGCTGGTACAGGTGGGCCGCGCGCCGGCCTGGATGGTGGTCCTGATCGTCGGCCGCGAGCTGGCCATTACCGGGCTTAGAACGGTCGCCGCCTCGCAGAGCATCATTATTCAAGCCAGTGACTTCGGAAAATATAAGATGTTGTCTGAGGTGGCGGCGGTCACCTTTCTGATCCTTGACTGGCCCCCACAATGGGATTTTATGGGCGCCCCATCGCTGGGTTTTCTGTGTCTGTGGGCTGCGGTTGTGTTGAGTGTCGTCTCCGGCGTCGACTACTTTCTTCGCTTCTGGAAGGTGATCGACCTGAGTAAATGATTCTTTATTGATGTGGGGGTCATGAGCACAAGCGTGTGGCTTGTCCTGCTAGGGTACCTCGCCGGCTCTATCCCGTTCGGCCTCTTGGTCGCCAGAGTGACGACGGGAGTCGATGTGCGGAAAACGGGAAGCGGCAATATCGGCGCCACCAATGTCCTGCGGGTGGCGGGTTCGAGGGCCGGCGCGGTCACGCTCGCCCTGGACGCGCTGAAAGGGTGGGCGCCTGTCGCATTGAGTCAAATCCTTGGCGCGCCTGAGATCGTGATCGCCGCGGTGGGACTGGCGGCATTTCTGGGTCATGTCTATCCGCTCTTTCTCGGCTTCCACGGAGGGAAGGGCGTTGCCACGGCTCTCGGGGTGCTGCTGGCTTTGTTCGCGAAGATTGCGTTACTGATTGTAGGCGTCTGGTTATTGGTCGCCGCCGTCTTTCGCTATTCGTCTCTGGCTGCCCTCGTGACTGCGGTCACCGCTCCTGTTCTGATCTGGGTCCTTGACGGGCGACCCGCGTATGTGGGACTGGCGGTCATTATCTGCGGGTTCATTCTCATCCGGCATCGGGAGAACATAGAGCGCCTGATGGCAGGGCACGAGGGAAAGATAGGAAAAAAACTGCAGGGAGCAGATCTGCCGCAGCGCGATCGGCTTGCCTTGTAGGAGCGAAATATGCCTCTCATCGTTCAGAAATACGGCGGTAGCTCCGTTGCGGATGTCGAGCGGATCAAAAACGTGGCTCGTCGGGTGGTGGACGCGAAAGACCATGGGAACGACCTGGTTGTAGTGGTATCGGCGATGGCGGGAGACACGGACCGCCTGCTGGGCCTCGCCGCCAAGATCTCCGATGCGCCGAACGAGCGAGAACTTGATGTGATTGTGGCAACGGGGGAACAGATCTCGATCGGTCTGTTGTCGCTGGCCATCCAACAGCTCGGGCACAAGGCCCGCTCTTTTACCGGAGCCCAAGTCAGGATCCAGACCGATACTGCCCACACGAAGGCCAGGATCGTCAGTGTCGAGGTGGACCGGGCCCAACAGGCGTTGCAGGAGGGGGCTATCGTGATCGTCGCCGGGTTCCAGGGGGTGACGGCGGA
Above is a genomic segment from Candidatus Methylomirabilis lanthanidiphila containing:
- a CDS encoding glycerol-3-phosphate acyltransferase, with the translated sequence MSTSVWLVLLGYLAGSIPFGLLVARVTTGVDVRKTGSGNIGATNVLRVAGSRAGAVTLALDALKGWAPVALSQILGAPEIVIAAVGLAAFLGHVYPLFLGFHGGKGVATALGVLLALFAKIALLIVGVWLLVAAVFRYSSLAALVTAVTAPVLIWVLDGRPAYVGLAVIICGFILIRHRENIERLMAGHEGKIGKKLQGADLPQRDRLAL
- the yvyD gene encoding Putative sigma-54 modulation protein, which gives rise to MQITITARNLEITEPLKRYAEEKIARLQKFVNQITSVHIILSVEKHRQIAEVTLHVREHTIRGEESSADLYSAIDLVADKIERQILRYKEKIVDHSGRGLGRSAELAESEEPTPAESESFPEDGPRIVRTKRFAMKPLSPDEAAVHMGLLGHTFFVFRNAQTQEVNVLYRRRDGDYGLIEPAG
- a CDS encoding glmZ(sRNA)-inactivating NTPase, producing MKAAEVVIITGMSGAGKSQAIKCLEDIGFFCIDNLPTTLLPTFVRLCIQSEPTRERVALVIDVRGGEFLAPLFDILKMLRAEGHTVKIVFLDASNEALVRRFSESRRPHPLAAGQSALTGIAAERQTLTRLRDGADLIVDTSLLTIHDLKRFLSQAFEVERPMARIGLSLASFGYKHGLPFDADLVFDTRFLPSPHFIDDLRPLTGLDPRIGEFLVRASVTKPYLARLMDLLDFIIPLCEDEGRAYLTIALGCTGGHHRSVFLVEQLAGHFRECGYQVNVRHRDIERS
- the lipM gene encoding Octanoyltransferase LipM; translation: MSVRATQDLSTGIRKQDGCDERGEMSSKGRLLRMGAANGSTNMGIDEALATRRPEGAILRFYAWEAPTLSIGYAQRSRDINLAACRTSMVRVVRRPTGGRAVLHRQDLTYSLILPLRPPWTTISITESYRLINRCLRRGLEMLGLEVHLARRLRQAERPLSLFCFPAISAHDLLIGGKKVIGSAQRRFPASLLQQGSIVLEFDPTGILDLLCSGERAMAVDALKTVGSLRDALGRLPGRQDVETVIREGFAAEMGIEFIEDALKPEELALSMELAATRYSSEDWTFRR
- the pgsA gene encoding CDP-diacylglycerol--glycerol-3-phosphate 3-phosphatidyltransferase is translated as MKQGRADQEESMQVVPDLKRSRIYMNLPNKLTIGRIFLVPFIIVFLVVGEKVPNYTAGVIFLAAVLTDWLDGRIARTTSQVTALGKLLDPIADKLLISTALIALVQVGRAPAWMVVLIVGRELAITGLRTVAASQSIIIQASDFGKYKMLSEVAAVTFLILDWPPQWDFMGAPSLGFLCLWAAVVLSVVSGVDYFLRFWKVIDLSK